DNA sequence from the Coturnix japonica isolate 7356 chromosome 3, Coturnix japonica 2.1, whole genome shotgun sequence genome:
agatttttaatttctccagTTATTTAAAATTGCATTAGTGCTGTGGTTGCTTTTTCAGCTCTTAAATTAAAGCCAGCTGGTGGATCTGAGCCCTTAGGTTTAGGCAAGCAAGCAGAACTTCAGCCACTAACTCTGCTTCTGAATTTCTCCATCCTTTTAGGAAAGGGGAAAGTGAttcttggtgtttgttttcatttactttttgtCAGGATTCTCTCTCTTGTGTATGAAATGGGAACACGAGCTGGCCAAATGCACAGCAAAACCACATGCAATTAAACAAACTaaagagtgttttttttcctattacgTTTCATGTAAAATGTGGTGTggtatttcagcagtgtgttttcAGAAGAGTAAGGTGCTTCTAAATCTGTGTGTATTATTTAATGAGGCTTTCTGTAATGAAAGTggggaggaaataaaacagcaattacTATATTTATCCCTTTTATCTTCTCAGCCTATAGCATTTCTGCACCTTTGCAGGGAAGCCTGTAATACcaacttctttttaaagcttgttcttcacacagagggtggtgatgcactggcacaggttgcccaaggaggttgtggatgccccatccctgcaggcattcaaggccaggctggatgtggctctgggcagcctggtctggtggttggtgaccttgcacatagcagagCTGAGCCCAGAAAGGGTGTAATCCTTTGCCCCCGTTGGTGATGGATGGGTTATCTCTGTCAGTTCAGAGCCTGCATTTGGTCAATAATTATTGTCTtaaatgtttgcagtgtttttcagtttcagtataTTATGGTTGATGTCTGTAAATGAAACCACAAATCCCTTAcctggctttgtttttctctctttaaaggGATGCTGTGATAAAATGCTTCACGTCTTGTCTGGAATAAATTGCAAACAAGGACGCTGTGTACTTTAAAGCAACTCCTCTATCATCTTCCCTTGGAAAGCCTTACTTTTCCACTCCTGCAATTCCCAGTAACACTTTAGTATTTGCCTCCCCTTTTGCCTCCAGGGGGTTAAATAACTTTTACTAGAAGCAGCTTTCAAAACACACGGGATGAACTGTTTACCCCGGAACCTTTGGGctttttaaccaaaaaaaacaaagtacttTTAAACACTTTGCAAAGAGCAGCCTTAAAACTGCCCTGCATGCAGTCACACAGCTCGTTCCCCAGCGCAGgtgggctgctgcagtgcaggataGGCTGCATGCATTGGGTTTGCATTTACAGCTCTGTCTGAAACCTGCAGCgctgcttctgtttgtgtcACATTTCTTGTGTGCTTTTCCAAAGACAGTTTTATGAGCATTGTAAGGATGTGGTGAGGTAACTTCTGCCTGTGTTTTGTGGAGAGAGCTTAAGGAGAATACGTGGAAGTTGTGTTAAAAGCGCATTGATTTTATTAAAACTATATTCTCaacttttttacttttaaacataAAAGCTGTTTACTAAGCGAACTTGTGAATAATGTCTAAATAAATGAGTTGTGAGAGAAATCAGCTTGAAAGGTgcttaaacttcttttttcttgctgaggGATCGGCTATAGAGGGCTGAACGCTTCACAAGGATCACCTTTAATAAAGTATGAAAATGTACTGGGGGGGTGTTTataaaaacatagaatcattcaggctggaaaagacctccaagatcattaAGTACATCATACTACCCTAATgaacaaccctctgctaagtcTTAACCCCGAGCACCACATCTAAAcatacatgtttttaaacacagccCCCTatggagcctattccagtgcttaacaactcactctataaagaagtttttcctgatatccaacctaaacttatcctggtgtaacttgaggccatttcccctcatcctgtcaccaatgagaagagaccaaccccactctcgcTGTTAAGCACCTTTCAGCTACTGGAAGTTagcaataagatctcccctcAGCCGCCTCTTCCCCAGATTAAACAGCCctagttccttcagtctctcctgaTAGGACgtattctccaagcccttcacaatcCTGGTGTGCCCTGCAGAAAGTGAGGCTGTACCTGTGTTGGTGGTATAGGGCAGGGTGGCACCAAGCAGCTGACCCAGGGAGGCCCCATCCTGTGAGGGGTGCTTCGGGGATGGGCAGTTTGTTGCAGTTTTGTTGCCCATTGGCTGCCTGCTTGGGTACAGAATCACCGTGACCTTCATTTAGTGCTGCGTTGGCTATGGGGGTGTTTATGTTGTGTGATGGGTGATGAGTGTTCATTTAATGGTTCACATTAGagtaacaaaattaaaatgagttcCAAGTGCTACAGTCATAAAATCCATATACTGTCACACTGACATGTACACGTAGTTGGTATATTTTACCACGTTACTCTTCCTTTCTTGAAGACTTGATCTGTGATCTGCTTTCCTTATCTGCACTCTGAgcccatgctgtgtgctgccGTGGCACTTCTTGCTCCTTCGCGTCGTGTCTTAGTTTGCAGTATGACAGTTCACGCAGTGCGTTCTCGTTGCACGACGCACTTCGATGCCCGTGAAGGCACAGCGGTGCGGCTCTCACTCCTCGTGCGTTGCACGGATGGAACCTGCCGCTGGACCGGGGCTCGCTGCGGGACCGGACGGCGCCGGTGCGCCCGATGCTGCGCGGGACCGCTCGGCGGGCGCGGACGATCGGCGCGGGCTGCCGGGGCCGCTGCGCTCCCGAAGAGAGGGGAGGGCTGTCGTCGGGGCGGGCGGAGGGCGGGTCGGGGGCGGGCTGCGAAGGGCCGAGCCGCGGCCGGCGGCGCCCGCCGAGCGCACACGCGCGCGGCCGCCGGCCCGGGCTGCCGGTGGGGCTCCGGCCATGGGGCTGCAGCCGCGGCGTGCGGCCGGGCCCTGCCCGCCGGCGGGACGGTGCGCGGCGCTGCCCTGGGCCCGCGGTGACGAGCAGGACGGGGTCCCCGGCCGCGCCGCCTCCCTGCCGCCCCTCCTGCCGGCaccccccgccgccgccgccgcccgggcGCAGCCGAAGAAGCCGACGGCGACGGCGGTCCCCAGGAAGGCGGCGCCGAGGCCGGCGGACGAGAAGGTGGCTCGGAAGGCGCGAGGGGCGCCGGCGGAGAGGGCCGGCCCCGTCTCCGGCTCCTGGCCGTGTACCCTGCAGCGGCGACCGCCGGCGGAGCGGGGGGCGCGGCCCCAACCCGGCGCGCCGCAGCCGCGGGGCCGCCCGGGGGCGCCCGGTGCGGGCGGCCGGTCCTGCGAGAGCCCGGGCGGGTCGGCTGGGGAGCCGCGTTTCGCGCTGAGCCTCCCGCCCGAGGCCGTGCGCCTGCTGCAGCGCCGCAGCACCGAGCGCCAGCGCGCACAGCCCGGCACCGGCACCGGCGGGACGGCTGCGGCGCGGAGAGGGGCGCGGTCCGGCGGCGACGTGCGCGCCCTGCTGAAGGTATCCCTGCTCAACGACCGGCACCGCTACGACGACGAGGAGTATGAagaggaggaggcggcggcgccGGGCGCGGCGCCGGACGAGGGGCTGGTGCGGAAGTGCACCGAGTGGCTGCGAGGCGTCGAGAGCGCGGCCGGGCGAGAGCGCGGGGACCGGCTGGGCAGCCTGCCGCACCTGGGAGCGCGGTGAGCCGCATCCCCGCGGGGAACGGGAGGGGTCGCTCCGCCGGCAGCCGGGGACAAAGGAGCGGCACCGACTCCCGCCCGGCTCGGAAAGCGGCATCATTCCCCCGCCGTTTTTAAGACTTCCCTCTCCTTTGTAAGATGCGCGCGACGGTTTTTTGTAcatttgtacatttttatttattggaaTAAATGCGGTGATTTCTGTGGTACGACGGTCTCCGTCCCTCCCTGCTGCCGTGCTCCCGCACCCCGCCCCGCGCGGAGGTGGCAGCGCGGCGGCCTCTTTGTTGGCGGACCCGGGGCCGGGGCTCGCCCCTCCTTGTTGTCTCaagcggccgccgccgccgctcggTATCCGGCGTGGAACGGCGGTGTTCGCTGCGCTGGGTAAACGCCCTGCCAGCCGGTGCGGGAACCGCTCGATCGAATTGATGAAGCGATACGAAGCGCTTGTGTGCCGCGAACTGGAAACGCTGGGTTTCACTGAGCCGTGAGTCGTGTGCGCACAGTGATGCGCGGCTGCTGAGACCCTTCCCTCGAGTAACGGGAGATAAATGGTAAACGATAGTTCGGCTGCATAAAGCGAGGTTGCATCGCGTCCATGCAGTGTATCATTTGGATCCGGGTTTGTTCAAAcgggttttttccccccttctttttccttcttatgcCTCAGGAATGAGAGCGGAAACGCTTCAAGAATAATGGAATACATTGGTACGGCCACTGAAAATATTACCCACGTAATGCAGGTGTGAAACTGCTCTGCTCAAAGCCTGGAGTAAATAGCGCTGGGCATGAGAACGTGCGGACAGTGACTGTATTTCCCCATCGAGTTGCCTGTAGTGCCAGCTCTGAAGCACACGCGCCTTTGTGTCTTTTTAACCGAGTCTGCACGTGGTTGCGCTGCATCCGCCAGTTTCCAGCAGCGtctccaggcagctctgccctAACAATGGCACATCTCCTGCCAAGAGTCATCTGTGCCGGCTGCATGTTGGGCTGCTCCTTTCCTCGGGTAGCAATGAGAACAGCGGcccagctggagctgagctcccCTCTTGTGTGTCCATGGGGAGTGGGTGCCTGGCTCATCCCATGTCTACTCCATCCCTGCTTCCCCACCATGGCACAGGTGGAGAACTCACATGGGGGAGGGCGGTGTGGGCAGCGCGATCCAGGCCTCACACTGTGCATGTCAGATGTCAGCGGGAGCCTCAGCCTGAGGCTCCCCACTCAGACCCCTTTTAGTGGCTGAAAGGGAGCcgtgagcagctgctgccatgcaTGTTTAAAGTAATCGATACTGCTTCGGGGTAAAGAGCTTCCCTCTTTCCTCTGAGCATATCAGTGTGATTTATGATCAACAAAACCATGCTCCCCGTGTCTCCTTTTCTAGATGGCTGACATGGTGTCGGGCTCTCTGCTGCTGGTAAGCGAGGAGCAGatgatggctgtgctgctgcgaTGGAACCGCCTGGCTTTaagtttccttgttttgtttttataaaactGGAGGCACCTGTTTTCACAGTGAGATGTGGGAGAAAGACCTTAGGTCATTCATTCCATAAGGGCCTACCTATCAGTGGGAGGTGATGGCAGAACAGATCATTGAACAGCCATGGaatatcccaagctggaaggCACCTGTAAAGATCATCAACTGCAACTCCTATGAAATGTTTAGGAATTATTTCCAGTCTTTACATTAGTTTTACATTGTGGATAAGCCAAGTGTTGAGTAAGGGTCACCAGGTGTTCAGCTTTCAGCACTTTGACTGAGGGTGTGATGGTTTCCTAATCTTTCTCATCATTGAACTTGTGATTGCTGGTCAGTGCTGAGCTCGGAATgaaccaaaccaaaataaagaagtaaataaataaaacaatgaaagaatTGAGTAGCATTTAATTGTCGTGAATTCATTTATAAAGGGTGAGATGTCAGCCTTAACGAAGCAGCTCTGTAATTGGTGTTTTATCAGCCttcttcagcactgctgcaaggaCAGAGCTGAACAATGAGCTGTTCTGTCCTCCGGTGCCAATGCAGCAGCTGATGTCTGCAGTAGCTGCTTGTGATGTGGTGTGTTGCATGGGAACCCCTCTGTGCACACATGCTCAAGGCATCATCCTGGTATACACACAGCTGCAACCCAAACTAGCCCCAGTGTTGCTCATGTAGAAAGCCATGGCTTCTCCCTGTGTGGTTTGTGGGGTCTCACATTAGCACAGAAGAGAGCAAACTGTGGTAATTCTGGGTATTTcaactttttaattattattattttttaacattgcTGCAATTGAACAGGTCACATCTATCAATGAGGCACCAACTCCAGGTAAGACTCACAGTGAGAGGATGGGGATTATTTTCAGCTATTTCCTTGTCAGAGCATCTTCTGAATGGAGAATCCCAGTGGGAACAGTGCCACACAATGAAACCTTCAGTACTTGAAAGATAAATAGGATCTATTCACAGTTTGAAGGGGGGGAACAAACGACAAATCTTCAGAGTGAATTCCATGATTCTAACCCAGTGGGCTGCCCCACATGGTAATGTGCTTTCTCTACCTTAGTTTGGAATGATTGcaactgcagcaccagcacaaaATGCGTGCTGTGGTGACCTGGTGTTAAATGCAAGGTGAGGGTACTTTGTCCTGCTTGATGTTTGCAGCCATACACATAACGTAGTTGCTCTCTACAcctccctgaaaggaggttgtggtggggtggggggcagcctcttctcccatgtaactgGCAGTAGGACTAGAGtgaatggtctcaagttgtgccaTAGGGGTTCagtttggatgttaggaaataattcttctccAAGAGTGGCCgggcattggaatgggctgcccagggaggtggtgaagtcaccaaTCCTGGAGTTGTTcatgaaacatttaaatgttgtactgttggacatggtttagtgcgaaatactggtggtaggtgaacagttggTCTGaatggtcttagaggtcttttccaacgttgttgattctgtgattgtataaTCCTATATATTCCAAGCAGAACGATTTTTCTCAGCTCACAGGTAGGTAGTCACCGGGCTGCATTTAATTTTGAGAACCTGGCTTTATGCAGGCCATCTTGGGCTTGATGCTTGGCTGATGTATCTGTAGGATTGTACACAAGGTGCCATTAGCATGTCATTGCTCTCAGTCACAGATAGAAGCAAAAACATTCATCTGCCTCTTTCAATCCCACAGCTTCCTAGTTTTTTCCACTGAGCTTACCATAGGCTTCTGTCAGAATGGGAAATACTCTGACCCACTTACTGCCACTGATCACTGTGATGTCTTTAATTCCTGTCTGCAATATCGCCGCATTTAAATCACCATGGAACAGCAAATAATTGGTTTGTATTGATGCTCACAATACCCTTTGGACTTGTTTGTGCTTCCTGGTATGTTTGAATAAGTTTATTGTGCATAGTAAGGCATTcttatcttatttatttattttttgttctagGGTTCTCACAAAACATACATCTCCACAGTGTTTCTCCCTGCTCCCATGGGAAATTCCTTGCTGCAAAGCTGAGATTAACTGGATtatggtttggtttgtttggttggtttgttttttgtttatctacagaaatacagcaaaatgaaCTCTGGTTTGTATGGCAGCAGAAATTAAATATCTTGCAATCTGTGGATTACTTGGAATTCGCAGGTCATTCCTAAGGGCTTTATGAAGGCAAGCACTGGATCTCTTAATCTCTGGTGCATGAATGCAGCTCttgagcagagcagaaagggtGTCACAAACCTGCTCAGCAGACAGCTGTGCCTCACTGGCTGACACCTGGCTGTGGCACAGCTCTCACTGCACACAGGCTGATCTGCTTAATGTAACTGCTTCCTTAACCATGGTGTTCAGCATGCGCTTGGCTAGTGTGAGCTGGAGATCTTTGTTCATCAGGTTTGCTCTGGCTTGTACAACTGGGGAAActttctgccagcagctgagtCAATGCAAATGAGGTGTTTTGCTATAAATCTCCCGATTATACCCAGCATGACTGAATGCTTTGCTCATACTGCACTGACCACCTGCAGAGTTTGTATTCCTGTGCATCCTCAGTTTTACCTTTTTCCTTAAGCCATTGCTAGTTAGAAGCAAATGGATACAGAGGAGGTGTTGTCAGTGGTCGTA
Encoded proteins:
- the PRR18 gene encoding proline-rich protein 18; this translates as MGLQPRRAAGPCPPAGRCAALPWARGDEQDGVPGRAASLPPLLPAPPAAAAARAQPKKPTATAVPRKAAPRPADEKVARKARGAPAERAGPVSGSWPCTLQRRPPAERGARPQPGAPQPRGRPGAPGAGGRSCESPGGSAGEPRFALSLPPEAVRLLQRRSTERQRAQPGTGTGGTAAARRGARSGGDVRALLKVSLLNDRHRYDDEEYEEEEAAAPGAAPDEGLVRKCTEWLRGVESAAGRERGDRLGSLPHLGAR